The proteins below are encoded in one region of Ktedonobacterales bacterium:
- a CDS encoding glycosyltransferase family 39 protein encodes MGRSSDNLERAQDHPVRRHEKPAQPPLSADKISGLPVLSPIAAGAPSSVQAEEAGQPLVNGGGGSRWRMRLGMAWIAAVLIAYYLVHPPLSQTFFTTLLAPAHQLALDWQVPLRLLGHIADLLVAFWLLLLGAALGQRIWRLCRLPAVEGTMQLALASGPGLGALSLLSFVAGMVGWLSFWTVGGGLLLLSILCMRDGLQMLGWLREQMQHMRRAIGTGSWLDRLLWGYILLTGLLMLLAALLPPTAWDALMYHLAAPAADIQSGRVLPDLANVQGYQPELVEMLYLDGLLLRGDGPAALLHLGFGLLNLLVLVSLARQMADRAQGAALALRSVALFLSIPSLALVLAWPYIDGALVYYELAALCALLCWWNGSGQKSIRWLLLAGTLLGLGLDTKYTAVFALGAAAALVFWQALRRERWRSALWQVGLLVGIVLLVGSPWLWRNLFLTGDPLFPYHLGSLFPAGPMWDDVRTQYALEGPGWGWAQSWRLLTLPLEVTLYGTQGSVEFDATLGPLLLLLLPLGLLAWKRTPGKNASKAAEQALTQEPSTPEAPRWPERQVIGALLAFAALLALCWDAELLSVHFARQSRLFFPLFAALTLPAAAAWLRLKRAAPLLPGFHRLVSCAVVLALALGVLAQMAGVLGNGNAPYLIGLQSRAAYLADHLDPYYSAIQAVNALPPSSHVLSLWEVRSYYTSQSIHADPFLDNFNYYYRHYPTARLLANAFQQAGFTHLLFYAQGLQLVLDQRPGEADPQELAALWDFLTRYARPIYQDTVPLVRSGQGTLTTDEQMLGQRGWYRLYALTGP; translated from the coding sequence GTGGGGCGCAGTTCTGATAACCTGGAGCGCGCGCAGGATCATCCTGTGCGACGCCATGAGAAGCCTGCACAACCCCCGCTGTCTGCGGACAAGATCAGTGGGCTTCCTGTTCTATCCCCTATTGCGGCTGGCGCGCCTTCTTCTGTCCAGGCGGAAGAGGCGGGCCAGCCGCTTGTCAATGGCGGAGGAGGCTCGCGCTGGAGGATGCGCCTGGGTATGGCCTGGATAGCCGCTGTGCTGATCGCCTATTATCTGGTGCATCCGCCGCTCTCACAGACCTTCTTTACAACGCTGCTGGCTCCGGCGCATCAGCTTGCGCTGGATTGGCAAGTACCTCTGCGGCTGCTGGGCCATATAGCCGATCTCCTCGTGGCGTTTTGGCTACTGCTGCTTGGGGCTGCGCTGGGACAACGCATCTGGCGCTTGTGCCGTCTCCCTGCTGTCGAGGGAACAATGCAGCTAGCCCTGGCGAGTGGGCCAGGGCTGGGCGCGCTCAGTCTGTTGAGCTTTGTGGCTGGTATGGTCGGATGGTTATCGTTCTGGACGGTTGGGGGTGGGCTGCTGCTTCTCTCTATCCTTTGCATGCGAGATGGCTTGCAAATGCTTGGCTGGCTGCGCGAGCAGATGCAGCACATGAGGCGCGCCATTGGGACAGGTTCCTGGCTGGACCGTCTTCTCTGGGGTTATATCTTGCTTACCGGACTGCTGATGCTGCTGGCGGCGCTGCTCCCTCCAACTGCCTGGGATGCGCTGATGTATCATCTGGCCGCGCCTGCTGCTGATATACAAAGCGGGCGCGTTTTGCCGGACCTTGCCAATGTTCAGGGCTATCAGCCTGAGTTGGTTGAGATGCTGTATCTGGATGGGTTGCTGCTGCGCGGCGATGGTCCGGCTGCCCTGCTCCATCTGGGTTTTGGTCTGCTGAACCTGCTGGTCCTGGTATCGCTGGCCCGCCAGATGGCTGATCGAGCGCAGGGCGCGGCGCTGGCGCTGCGCTCTGTGGCGCTGTTCTTGAGTATTCCGAGCCTGGCGCTGGTCCTGGCCTGGCCGTATATTGATGGCGCGCTGGTCTATTATGAACTGGCGGCGCTCTGCGCGCTGCTCTGCTGGTGGAATGGCAGCGGGCAGAAAAGCATCAGGTGGCTCCTGCTGGCGGGGACGCTGCTGGGCCTGGGATTGGATACCAAATATACGGCTGTCTTTGCGCTTGGCGCGGCAGCGGCGCTGGTCTTCTGGCAAGCCCTGCGTAGGGAACGGTGGCGCTCGGCGCTCTGGCAGGTGGGGCTGCTCGTTGGTATAGTACTGCTGGTTGGTTCCCCCTGGCTCTGGCGCAATCTGTTCCTGACGGGCGATCCGTTGTTTCCTTATCATCTGGGGAGCCTTTTTCCTGCCGGGCCAATGTGGGATGATGTTCGCACGCAGTACGCCCTGGAAGGGCCAGGCTGGGGCTGGGCACAGTCCTGGCGGCTGTTGACGCTGCCACTGGAAGTAACGCTGTATGGCACGCAGGGGTCCGTTGAGTTTGATGCGACGCTTGGCCCGCTGCTCCTGCTGCTGCTGCCGCTGGGGCTGCTGGCCTGGAAGAGAACACCAGGCAAAAACGCCAGCAAGGCAGCGGAACAGGCGCTTACTCAAGAACCCTCAACGCCTGAAGCGCCCAGGTGGCCTGAGCGGCAGGTGATTGGCGCGCTGCTGGCGTTTGCGGCGCTGCTGGCGCTGTGTTGGGATGCGGAACTGCTGAGCGTACATTTTGCGCGCCAGAGCCGCCTGTTCTTTCCGCTGTTTGCGGCGCTGACCCTGCCAGCCGCCGCTGCCTGGCTGCGCCTGAAGCGGGCTGCGCCATTGCTTCCTGGCTTCCACCGCCTGGTATCCTGTGCCGTTGTGCTGGCGCTGGCGCTGGGGGTACTTGCTCAGATGGCTGGCGTGTTGGGGAATGGCAACGCGCCCTATCTGATTGGCTTGCAAAGCCGCGCGGCGTATCTGGCCGATCATCTCGACCCGTATTACTCGGCGATACAGGCTGTCAACGCTCTGCCGCCCTCCTCGCATGTCCTTTCGCTCTGGGAGGTGCGCAGTTATTACACATCCCAAAGCATCCACGCCGACCCCTTTTTAGACAACTTTAATTATTATTATCGCCATTATCCGACGGCGCGTCTCCTCGCCAATGCGTTCCAGCAGGCGGGCTTTACCCATCTGCTCTTCTATGCCCAGGGCTTGCAGTTGGTGCTGGACCAGCGACCTGGCGAGGCCGACCCCCAGGAGCTTGCGGCGCTCTGGGATTTCCTGACACGCTATGCCAGGCCAATCTATCAGGATACCGTCCCGCTCGTCAGAAGCGGCCAGGGAACGCTTACGACTGATGAGCAGATGCTGGGCCAGCGCGGCTGGTATCGCCTCTATGCGCTCACCGGCCCCTGA
- a CDS encoding polyprenol monophosphomannose synthase, giving the protein MKALIVMPTYNERENITAIVEEILRCAPQVDILIVDDNSPDGTGEMADALHQRFPNVSALHRAGKLGLGTAYIAGFRYALEHGYDLVFEMDADFSHDPRYLPAFLAEAEHADLVIGSRYVPGGGTPNWSPFRRFISGGGNIFARVVLGLPIKDATTGYRCYRRDVLAALDLGAIKSQGYAFQVELAYQTLNHGFRIHELPIIFVDRRVGKSKMSRKIFIEGFVFVLRTRLSRPRKSPQRTTAARITEPLVSSTAPDEQLSPTSR; this is encoded by the coding sequence ATGAAAGCATTGATTGTGATGCCCACCTACAACGAGCGCGAGAATATTACAGCCATCGTTGAGGAGATTCTGCGCTGCGCGCCGCAGGTGGATATTCTGATCGTTGATGATAATTCGCCTGATGGCACTGGTGAGATGGCTGATGCCCTGCATCAGCGCTTCCCCAACGTTTCGGCGCTGCATCGGGCCGGGAAACTGGGCCTGGGAACCGCTTATATCGCTGGTTTCCGCTACGCGCTGGAGCATGGCTACGATCTGGTCTTTGAGATGGATGCCGATTTTTCGCATGATCCGCGCTATCTGCCAGCATTTCTGGCGGAGGCCGAACATGCCGATCTGGTGATTGGCTCGCGCTATGTTCCTGGGGGCGGCACGCCGAACTGGTCGCCGTTCCGTCGTTTCATCAGCGGTGGAGGCAATATTTTTGCCAGGGTTGTGCTGGGGCTACCGATTAAAGATGCGACTACCGGGTATCGCTGCTACCGGCGCGACGTGTTGGCCGCGCTGGACCTTGGGGCCATCAAGTCTCAGGGGTATGCCTTCCAGGTGGAGTTGGCTTATCAGACGCTCAATCACGGGTTCCGCATCCACGAATTACCGATTATTTTTGTAGACCGCCGGGTTGGGAAGTCCAAGATGTCGCGCAAGATTTTTATCGAGGGCTTCGTCTTTGTGCTGCGAACGCGCTTGAGCCGACCTCGCAAGTCGCCACAGCGGACGACGGCGGCACGAATTACAGAGCCTCTGGTATCTTCTACTGCGCCCGATGAGCAACTAAGCCCGACATCACGATAA
- a CDS encoding lysylphosphatidylglycerol synthase transmembrane domain-containing protein has protein sequence MARIRTKVFFSLALGLLVIAGISFYADLPRLLQSLRFFPWALLPAILGLTLLNYGLRFVKWDYYLRCLDLRVPRLMSLKIFVAGLSMAITPGKVGELLKSYLLKRYNGTPISRTAPVIIAERLTDGLAMLLLAMGGLALYGIGWQGLLAILLAAVALIGVIQYRPLALRLLGWGERLPVVRRFAQGLREFYESAYVLLRWRPLLLAVGIGLVSWSGECLAFYLALVGLSLPGTLTLLVQAAFILATSTLIGSVTGLPGGLGSADLSLLGLLFALVTRDTTVAGAATLLIRFCTLWFGVSIGVAGLLIFRRSLAGPPAPEVASNQDTKPSGAFAAVD, from the coding sequence ATGGCTCGGATACGCACAAAAGTGTTTTTCTCCCTGGCGCTTGGCCTGCTAGTAATTGCTGGCATCTCGTTTTACGCTGACCTGCCGCGCCTGCTGCAATCGCTTCGCTTTTTTCCCTGGGCGCTGCTCCCTGCTATTTTGGGTCTGACCTTGCTCAATTATGGGCTGCGTTTTGTGAAGTGGGATTATTATCTCCGCTGCCTGGACCTGCGCGTGCCGCGTCTGATGAGCCTGAAGATTTTTGTGGCAGGTCTCTCGATGGCGATCACGCCAGGAAAAGTAGGCGAACTGCTTAAATCGTACTTGCTCAAACGTTATAATGGCACGCCAATCAGCCGAACGGCTCCTGTCATCATAGCGGAGCGGCTGACCGATGGGCTGGCGATGCTCTTATTAGCTATGGGGGGATTGGCGTTATATGGCATTGGCTGGCAGGGGCTGCTGGCTATTTTATTGGCGGCGGTGGCTTTGATCGGAGTGATTCAATATCGCCCGCTGGCGCTGAGGTTGTTGGGATGGGGCGAGCGGCTGCCTGTGGTAAGGCGCTTTGCCCAGGGTTTGCGCGAGTTTTATGAAAGCGCCTATGTTCTTCTGCGCTGGCGGCCTTTATTGTTGGCGGTAGGTATCGGGCTGGTGTCGTGGTCTGGAGAATGTCTCGCGTTTTATCTGGCGTTGGTTGGGTTGAGTTTACCAGGCACGCTGACGCTGCTGGTACAGGCGGCCTTTATTTTAGCGACCTCAACACTGATAGGTTCCGTGACTGGATTGCCTGGCGGGTTGGGGAGTGCTGATCTGAGTCTTCTCGGATTGCTCTTTGCTCTGGTGACACGCGATACGACGGTTGCCGGGGCAGCGACGCTGTTAATTCGTTTTTGCACGCTCTGGTTTGGGGTGAGCATCGGGGTGGCTGGCCTGCTCATCTTTCGGCGCTCGCTCGCAGGCCCACCTGCGCCAGAGGTTGCAAGCAACCAGGATACTAAGCCATCGGGAGCGTTTGCAGCAGTGGATTGA
- a CDS encoding decaprenyl-phosphate phosphoribosyltransferase — translation MRSITENQRAVPESEPGSEPGGSNPVARRLQFWYLLKAIRLRQWTKNLLVFAGVVFAQRVLDVGALGRATAAFVVFCLLSSLVYLVNDLGDLESDRRHPTKRYRPLASGKLSAPVAVAGAVLLGVLATALTIALLLWPGAAGSGQSLHVTLAPLRLTLVPGTPLSPDSQYGILGNLGGSGFLFALVAAAYVGLNLAYTFRLKHVVIVDVFCIAGGFVLRAMAGAVVIPVPISPWLYLCTILLSLFLALGKRRQELMLLDAGASLHRRILQEYNPQLLDQMISIVISATVMAYSLYTFQGTAGNHRLMVTIPFVLYGIFRYLYLIYMKQEGGSPEEVLLRDKHILGSVALCVLTTLALLYLSF, via the coding sequence GTGAGAAGCATTACCGAGAATCAGCGGGCAGTTCCAGAGAGTGAACCGGGGAGTGAACCAGGGGGTTCAAATCCAGTTGCGCGTCGGCTCCAGTTCTGGTATCTCTTAAAGGCGATCCGCCTGCGTCAGTGGACCAAAAATCTTTTGGTGTTTGCTGGCGTGGTCTTTGCGCAGCGGGTACTGGATGTTGGGGCGCTTGGTCGCGCCACAGCGGCGTTCGTAGTGTTCTGCCTGCTTTCCAGCCTGGTCTATCTGGTCAATGATCTCGGCGATCTGGAATCAGACCGGCGGCATCCGACGAAACGCTATCGCCCATTAGCGTCAGGAAAGCTGTCGGCGCCAGTGGCGGTGGCTGGGGCTGTGCTGTTGGGGGTGTTGGCAACGGCTCTGACGATTGCGCTGCTCCTCTGGCCTGGAGCGGCTGGATCAGGCCAGAGTCTGCATGTCACACTCGCGCCTTTGCGGCTGACGCTTGTGCCAGGCACTCCTCTGTCGCCCGATAGCCAATATGGGATATTGGGGAATCTTGGAGGAAGCGGATTTCTGTTTGCGCTGGTGGCAGCCGCTTATGTGGGGCTCAATCTGGCGTATACGTTTCGGCTGAAGCATGTGGTGATAGTTGATGTTTTTTGTATTGCGGGGGGATTCGTGCTGCGGGCTATGGCTGGGGCGGTCGTGATTCCGGTGCCAATTTCGCCCTGGTTATACCTGTGTACCATTCTGCTCTCGCTCTTTCTGGCTTTAGGCAAACGCCGACAGGAGTTGATGTTGTTGGACGCAGGCGCAAGCCTGCACCGGCGCATTTTGCAGGAATATAACCCTCAACTGCTGGATCAGATGATCTCGATTGTCATCTCGGCAACGGTGATGGCCTATAGCCTCTATACGTTCCAGGGCACGGCGGGCAATCATCGCTTGATGGTGACGATTCCGTTTGTCCTCTATGGGATTTTCCGCTACCTCTATCTGATCTATATGAAGCAGGAGGGCGGCAGCCCTGAAGAGGTTTTGCTGCGGGATAAGCATATTCTTGGCTCGGTGGCGCTCTGTGTGCTGACTACGCTGGCGCTGTTATATCTCTCGTTCTAG
- a CDS encoding Crp/Fnr family transcriptional regulator, with protein sequence MDSIAQDSPNLARVPLFAELDEESLKELSAVARKRVFRQGEIIFHRDDPGQVLYIIREGKVKISLTSPDGQEVSLTVFGAGECFGELAILDSDPRSADAVALERVEVYTLQRQDFINVVMNHPKIAVQVMKVISQRLRQADQQIEDLLFLDVYGRVAKKLLELSETHGAPTNQGIRIELRLTQQELASMVGASRESVNKVMGYFTDKRYIVTDKHKITLMKLADLRKRVY encoded by the coding sequence ATGGATAGCATTGCCCAGGATAGCCCTAATCTCGCGCGTGTTCCGCTATTTGCTGAGTTGGATGAGGAGAGTCTAAAAGAGTTATCCGCTGTCGCTCGCAAGCGCGTTTTTCGGCAGGGAGAGATTATCTTTCATCGTGATGATCCAGGCCAGGTTCTCTATATTATTCGAGAAGGGAAAGTTAAGATTTCGCTGACCAGCCCGGATGGTCAAGAAGTATCTCTGACCGTTTTTGGGGCAGGCGAATGCTTTGGCGAACTGGCAATTCTTGACAGTGATCCCCGTTCTGCTGACGCGGTGGCTCTGGAGCGCGTGGAGGTGTATACCCTTCAGCGCCAGGACTTTATCAATGTGGTCATGAATCATCCCAAGATTGCTGTCCAGGTGATGAAAGTCATCTCGCAGCGTCTGCGCCAGGCCGATCAGCAGATTGAGGATCTGCTCTTCCTGGACGTCTACGGGCGCGTGGCAAAAAAACTGCTAGAACTGTCTGAGACTCATGGAGCGCCTACCAACCAGGGGATACGCATTGAATTGCGTCTGACGCAGCAGGAACTGGCCTCGATGGTCGGCGCCTCCCGTGAGAGCGTGAATAAAGTCATGGGCTACTTCACTGATAAGCGTTACATCGTGACGGATAAACATAAGATTACGCTGATGAAGCTGGCCGATCTACGAAAGCGAGTCTATTGA